The window CCATTAATTATACACCCCTTGAACAACCATGGACAATAGGCCCCTAAACAAAAATCGATTATACAACccctataatttaaaaaaaaaatgaaatggagTTTGAATTCTCACTTTAACAAACAAAAAGTGGGTGATTcttctaaattattttctacGATGGACTTAGGAACTTCTTTTTCTCTAATCTGTCGGAAGATGAACGTCAAATTGCAAGTGAAAGATTGATTCATTGATTCAAGAGTACCTTTGGGAGCAGAAGGAGACAATGTAATCGGCGTCGTTGCATGTAAAGAGGCTCGTCCTGTCGTCGTATGCGTAGCTGTAGGCGGAGGGGCACTCCTTCTTGAAGGGTTTGGAGTAGTTAGTGGGTAGGCACGTAGCCGATCCGAAGGTGCCTCGGCAGCAGTACTGATCGGTATTAAACACGTCGCACGCGCTCCGGCAGGCTATCGTTTGACCATCGGCCTTCACCGCAAGCTCCGCCGGGCAGCTGTCACGGAGGTCGCCATCGCATCCGACGGAAACACAGTTGCCTCCACCCTGCGCGTTCAGCGGCGTCACCGTCATGGGCAGGTTGAAGCCGTCGACGAGGCTGACGTCGTAGAAGTCGGGGGAGGCGAGGTTGAACTCGGCGAGCGTAGCCGGAGTCTCGCCGGAGGCGCCGCACTTTAAGGTGTTGCCGCAGGAGCCGGTCTGGCACGAACCGGTGCCGCCGCTGTCGAAGTTGCAGCCGGTCCTGCCCCAGATGCGGCCGTTC is drawn from Zingiber officinale cultivar Zhangliang chromosome 1B, Zo_v1.1, whole genome shotgun sequence and contains these coding sequences:
- the LOC121991837 gene encoding pathogenesis-related thaumatin-like protein 3.5, producing the protein MDHNHVKLLLKLLTLLFLSGVRRTEEARVFTIVNYCKTTIWPGITPGEDFDGGGFVLNPGQSVVFTASVGWNGRIWGRTGCNFDSGGTGSCQTGSCGNTLKCGASGETPATLAEFNLASPDFYDVSLVDGFNLPMTVTPLNAQGGGNCVSVGCDGDLRDSCPAELAVKADGQTIACRSACDVFNTDQYCCRGTFGSATCLPTNYSKPFKKECPSAYSYAYDDRTSLFTCNDADYIVSFCSQRIQKKSQRVCTYHINKLICSGSPRRASSGKWPFLLLLFFAGLLWPSLKL